One Labeo rohita strain BAU-BD-2019 unplaced genomic scaffold, IGBB_LRoh.1.0 scaffold_977, whole genome shotgun sequence genomic window, AGAAGGTGCTCAGACGATATTCTGGACACAACAGCTCTGAGATCTACAAGCTCTACAGAACGTCTACAGATTCTTTCTGTCATTGTGAAGAAACATCTTGAAGAATGAGAAGCCTGATGTCTGTGCTGTTCCTGGTGATCTTCTGCTCTGTGCAGATGACCAGTGGTGAGTGCTCTTTCTTTTAGTGAAGACAAAATGTATTGCTTTCAGATTATTTATGGCAGTTTCATTTGTtgcatttagttatttaaaatgtagtgaCATGATCAAATTGTAAACTTTTGCCTTATTTCTCCGTATTTCAGCTACTGATGCAATTGAAGCAGCACTCTCAAGGTGTTGTGTAGAGTTCTCTAATGTGAAAATTCCTGTAAAACTAGTGAAATCTTACTACAAGACCAGCAGCAACTGTTCCAGACGTGCTATTGTGTGAGTAACATCAACATTATCTCATTTTCAAACT contains:
- the LOC127162586 gene encoding monocyte chemotactic protein 1B; protein product: MRSLMSVLFLVIFCSVQMTSATDAIEAALSRCCVEFSNVKIPVKLVKSYYKTSSNCSRRAIVFKTNAGREFCVDPETTWVNHHVDKVDKKTKIGTTTAAA